One window of Gloeothece citriformis PCC 7424 genomic DNA carries:
- a CDS encoding hemolysin family protein codes for MLLLSAFFSGSETAITAFDNFKLRGLIKHQGDPSGIYRLLLENRARFITSLLIGNNLVNNFSAILTSNLFAFWLGNAGLGVATAVVTVVVLIFGEITPKSLAIANTRAVFNIAIRPVYWLSQVLSGLGIVYIFEAITQKTIQWVQGRQNNNFQQGGESLTDLQLMIELLGGRGKLDLYKHQLLNRALMLDELMAKDVVKSRLEMQTISREAKLQTLIDLCLETGYSRIPVQEESKDEIIGIVHLKQALKTLKSVPEESQSQVLVTEAMDLPIYVPETKQVASLLKEMLQQRFHMAIIVDEYGGTVGLVTLEDILEELVGEIYDESDIARPRTHQIHPESWGTP; via the coding sequence ATGTTGTTGCTTTCGGCCTTCTTTTCGGGTTCGGAAACAGCCATCACCGCTTTTGATAATTTTAAACTGCGCGGTCTGATCAAGCATCAGGGAGATCCGAGCGGAATCTATCGTCTGTTGCTGGAAAATCGCGCCCGGTTTATTACCAGTCTTCTCATCGGCAATAATCTCGTTAATAACTTTTCTGCTATTCTCACCAGTAATTTATTTGCCTTCTGGTTAGGGAATGCTGGGTTAGGGGTAGCAACAGCAGTCGTGACGGTTGTTGTGCTGATTTTTGGAGAAATTACGCCTAAATCCTTAGCGATCGCTAATACTCGTGCTGTTTTTAATATAGCGATTCGTCCGGTTTATTGGCTCTCCCAAGTTCTCTCCGGGTTGGGGATTGTCTATATTTTTGAAGCGATTACCCAAAAGACGATTCAGTGGGTACAGGGAAGGCAAAATAATAATTTTCAGCAGGGGGGAGAGTCGTTAACGGATTTACAGTTAATGATTGAACTTTTGGGGGGTAGAGGCAAATTAGATTTATATAAACATCAACTCTTAAATCGTGCCTTAATGCTTGATGAGTTGATGGCCAAAGATGTGGTCAAATCTCGTCTAGAGATGCAAACTATCTCTAGAGAAGCTAAATTACAAACTTTAATTGATCTGTGTTTAGAAACGGGTTATTCTCGCATTCCTGTACAGGAAGAATCCAAGGATGAAATTATTGGCATTGTCCATTTGAAACAAGCCTTAAAAACCCTTAAATCTGTGCCTGAAGAGTCTCAATCTCAAGTTTTGGTGACAGAAGCGATGGATTTACCCATCTATGTCCCTGAGACTAAACAGGTCGCTAGTTTATTAAAGGAAATGTTACAACAACGGTTTCACATGGCGATCATTGTCGATGAATACGGCGGGACAGTAGGATTAGTGACCTTGGAAGATATTTTAGAGGAATTGGTCGGGGAAATTTATGATGAGAGTGATATTGCTCGTCCCAGAACCCATCAGATCCATCCTGAATCTTGGGGGACACCTTAA
- a CDS encoding site-specific integrase, whose protein sequence is MTTSQVSEKALPESKKRSKAAKGTVKIESDKGWLRLRFSVAGKRYAFAVGLPDTLLNRKVVQAKAQQIELDIISGNFDPTLTKYKPEKLSQESKADLLTIPSFFESFMEYKAKEVCSKTMEKYRATYNYLLKFFCDQPVNFLDEAVTEKFMNWQFSQGLSPDQVKRRMEELEACWRWHKAENNPWEKMGKRIKVPPKQRPKPFSREEINTIIEGFRTDRYYCSYADFVEFLFGTGCRIGEVIGLRWQHISDDCSQIWIGEQLTRGKRKAAKRNRARTITLTAKLQNLLIRRKQSNPDPDSLVFTSPKGGAINDHNFRNRAWKKTLTRLGIDYRKPYNTRHTLISHALDLQMNPVMVAQLTGHDVKTLYENYAGNVNSRPTLPEL, encoded by the coding sequence ATGACTACATCTCAAGTTTCTGAAAAAGCTTTACCAGAAAGTAAAAAGCGTTCCAAGGCTGCCAAAGGAACTGTCAAGATCGAAAGCGATAAAGGCTGGTTGCGATTGCGGTTCTCTGTTGCTGGTAAGCGTTATGCCTTTGCTGTGGGGCTTCCAGATACTTTATTAAACCGGAAAGTAGTGCAAGCCAAAGCACAACAGATAGAGTTAGATATTATCAGTGGTAATTTCGATCCGACTCTGACCAAATACAAACCCGAAAAACTTTCTCAAGAAAGCAAAGCAGATTTACTGACAATTCCCTCTTTTTTTGAAAGCTTTATGGAATATAAAGCGAAGGAAGTCTGTTCTAAAACAATGGAAAAGTATAGAGCAACTTATAACTATCTTTTGAAATTCTTTTGCGATCAACCCGTCAATTTTTTAGACGAGGCAGTAACCGAGAAATTTATGAATTGGCAGTTTAGCCAAGGATTGTCGCCCGATCAAGTCAAAAGAAGAATGGAGGAATTAGAAGCCTGTTGGAGATGGCATAAAGCCGAAAATAACCCTTGGGAGAAAATGGGAAAACGTATCAAAGTACCTCCCAAGCAAAGGCCAAAACCTTTCTCTCGTGAGGAGATAAATACCATTATCGAAGGGTTCAGAACAGATCGTTACTATTGTTCCTATGCTGATTTTGTAGAATTTTTATTTGGTACAGGATGCCGCATCGGAGAAGTTATAGGTTTACGGTGGCAGCATATTTCCGATGACTGTAGCCAAATCTGGATCGGTGAGCAGTTAACACGAGGAAAAAGAAAAGCAGCCAAAAGAAATCGAGCAAGAACAATAACTCTTACAGCCAAGCTACAAAATTTGCTTATTAGGAGGAAACAAAGCAATCCTGATCCCGATAGTCTTGTTTTTACATCTCCAAAGGGTGGGGCGATCAATGACCATAATTTTAGGAATCGAGCTTGGAAAAAGACTTTGACCAGATTGGGTATTGACTATCGCAAGCCTTACAATACCCGTCACACTTTAATTTCTCATGCGCTCGATTTACAGATGAATCCTGTTATGGTTGCTCAACTTACGGGGCATGACGTAAAAACCCTTTATGAAAATTATGCAGGGAATGTAAACAGTCGTCCTACTTTACCAGAATTGTAA